In a single window of the Leptospira barantonii genome:
- the xseA gene encoding exodeoxyribonuclease VII large subunit, whose translation MEDSKPLSVSEVTRILKNIITGSKDLKNIWVRGEISNYSKPSSGHIYFSLKDSGSLIRCTFFNYSNKNYSGKPLSDGKEIQVYGTVTLYEAGGSYNLNVTRVEELGQGDILLQIERLKQKLAAEGIFDPERKRRIPSFPKTLGIATSPSGAAIEDIIKIARSRFPGINILIAPCVVQGEDAADSIASAIEELNKPSWEVDVIIAGRGGGSFEDLMAFNDEKVVRAYANSRVPIISAVGHQTDVLLSDFAADFATPTPTAAAEHAIPKEEDVLQFLSQLEGRLRTSLLVRVSSSKDRLRLLSGKFIFKEPMQLLNQRIQRIDEIGIRLQKAVSNKLDLAKVRLERYDSLTSKIRNILFNKKQKAEFWTSKVEDLSPSATMKRGYSILRNQKGKIIRSPEETKPEEELQVLLSGGTMQVIRKGK comes from the coding sequence TTGGAAGATTCCAAACCTCTTTCCGTTTCGGAAGTTACGAGGATTCTCAAAAACATCATCACCGGATCCAAGGATTTAAAGAATATTTGGGTTCGGGGAGAAATTTCCAATTACAGCAAACCGAGTTCCGGTCATATCTACTTTTCCTTAAAAGACTCGGGATCGTTGATCCGTTGCACTTTTTTCAACTATTCCAATAAGAATTATTCGGGAAAACCCCTTTCCGACGGAAAGGAAATCCAGGTTTACGGAACGGTAACCCTGTATGAAGCCGGAGGTTCTTACAATCTGAACGTAACCCGCGTGGAAGAATTGGGTCAGGGAGACATTCTTCTTCAGATCGAAAGACTCAAACAAAAGCTGGCCGCGGAAGGAATCTTCGATCCGGAAAGAAAAAGAAGAATTCCTTCCTTTCCCAAAACCTTGGGAATCGCGACCTCTCCTTCCGGCGCGGCCATCGAAGATATTATAAAAATTGCACGTTCCCGATTTCCGGGAATCAACATTCTTATCGCGCCTTGTGTCGTTCAAGGAGAGGATGCGGCCGATTCCATCGCCTCAGCGATCGAAGAATTGAACAAACCTTCTTGGGAAGTGGACGTGATCATCGCGGGCCGAGGTGGAGGAAGTTTCGAGGATCTTATGGCGTTTAACGACGAAAAGGTGGTCCGAGCCTATGCGAATTCGAGGGTTCCAATCATTTCCGCAGTAGGTCACCAAACCGACGTTTTGTTAAGCGACTTTGCCGCGGATTTTGCGACGCCCACTCCGACAGCCGCGGCGGAACATGCGATTCCCAAAGAAGAGGACGTGTTGCAATTTTTATCCCAATTGGAAGGACGACTTAGAACTTCCCTTCTGGTTCGGGTTTCCTCCAGCAAAGATCGACTCAGACTTTTATCGGGAAAATTTATTTTTAAGGAACCGATGCAACTTCTCAATCAAAGAATCCAAAGAATCGACGAGATCGGAATCCGTTTGCAAAAGGCGGTTTCGAATAAACTGGATTTGGCCAAGGTGAGATTGGAACGATACGACAGTCTTACATCAAAGATTCGGAATATTCTTTTTAACAAAAAACAAAAGGCGGAATTTTGGACCTCCAAGGTGGAGGACTTATCCCCGTCCGCCACGATGAAACGCGGGTATTCCATTCTCAGAAATCAAAAAGGAAAAATCATACGATCTCCGGAAGAAACCAAACCGGAAGAAGAATTGCAGGTTTTGCTTTCCGGCGGAACGATGCAAGTGATCAGAAAAGGAAAATAA
- a CDS encoding AI-2E family transporter, protein MLEPSHHVSPEPGKYTFLIFFSILFVFAIGVFFLVFRPYLYSSLMALILYLATRRQHKLLKGYLGEKFQWLVPWVMITLVSMIVLIPSYFVIRTLIGETLSILFKLRISLSEDKVIETLMNFAMLTDFITDNEFFWVKVPEIYGEFAENYVDILNLDSIYGILSNASSFILGNIELPTGILMNLFFALLVLFFLYQDGKKVERFILDNLPFSRQLEEQVGRKVTSAVQTVIRGNLIISILQGTAIYILLLIAGISSPFLYASLAAFFSIIPVVGTSVVWLPIGLYILFLENNPMMAVFFMGSGLFFYLALENFVKPRMLDKKLQVHPLLIFLSLIGGIKEFGIMGLVVGPVAVTLVVILWDFWKLYRRELILSKGHR, encoded by the coding sequence ATGCTCGAGCCCTCCCATCACGTAAGTCCCGAACCCGGAAAATATACGTTTCTGATTTTTTTCTCGATCCTGTTTGTATTTGCGATCGGAGTTTTTTTTCTCGTATTTCGGCCTTATCTTTATTCTTCTCTGATGGCCTTGATTTTATATCTCGCGACCCGAAGACAACATAAACTTTTGAAAGGATATCTGGGAGAGAAGTTTCAATGGCTCGTTCCTTGGGTCATGATCACTCTCGTATCGATGATCGTTTTGATTCCTTCGTACTTCGTGATCCGCACGTTGATCGGGGAAACCCTTTCCATTCTTTTTAAATTGAGAATTTCGTTAAGCGAAGACAAGGTCATCGAAACCCTGATGAACTTTGCGATGCTCACAGACTTCATCACCGACAACGAATTCTTTTGGGTCAAGGTTCCGGAGATCTATGGAGAATTTGCCGAGAACTACGTGGACATTCTGAACTTGGACAGCATTTACGGAATTTTGAGCAACGCTTCCTCGTTTATCTTGGGAAACATAGAATTGCCTACCGGGATCTTGATGAATTTGTTTTTTGCGCTTCTCGTTTTATTCTTTCTCTATCAAGACGGCAAAAAAGTGGAACGATTCATTTTGGACAATCTTCCCTTTTCCAGACAACTCGAGGAACAAGTCGGAAGAAAAGTTACGTCCGCGGTGCAAACCGTAATTCGCGGAAACCTCATCATTTCGATTCTACAAGGAACCGCGATTTATATTCTCCTATTGATCGCGGGAATTTCGAGTCCGTTTTTGTACGCGAGTTTAGCCGCTTTCTTTTCGATCATTCCGGTTGTCGGAACATCCGTGGTTTGGCTTCCGATCGGTCTTTACATTCTATTTTTGGAAAACAATCCGATGATGGCCGTTTTTTTTATGGGAAGCGGACTTTTCTTTTATCTCGCACTGGAGAATTTTGTAAAACCGAGAATGCTTGATAAAAAACTGCAGGTGCATCCGCTTCTGATTTTTCTTTCTCTCATCGGAGGAATCAAAGAATTCGGAATCATGGGGCTCGTGGTCGGACCCGTCGCGGTCACGTTAGTCGTCATTCTATGGGATTTTTGGAAACTCTACCGTAGAGAACTCATCTTGAGCAAGGGACATCGTTAG
- a CDS encoding DedA family protein, whose amino-acid sequence MTFQETLIQILNRLSETDPIFLWLFFAFSNFAENVFPPWPGDTITVFGGFLVARNLHSFGWVELVTSTLAGNLFGAWIMYRFGEVFLQWIRKREFPFKDSLYDEESIDKTLSWFRRNSIVVVLFSRFSAGIRFFVSIVAGMVKMNPILFFGVFTGAVILWCGILIGSGFYLGSHWEDVLGFLEIYNRIIITLIAILAILFFWHRRQKAAKEANSR is encoded by the coding sequence ATGACTTTTCAGGAAACGCTGATCCAAATTCTCAACCGTCTTTCGGAAACGGACCCGATTTTTCTCTGGCTCTTTTTCGCCTTTTCGAATTTTGCGGAAAACGTTTTTCCACCTTGGCCCGGCGATACGATCACCGTGTTCGGCGGTTTTCTGGTCGCGAGAAATCTACATTCTTTCGGTTGGGTGGAGCTTGTCACGAGCACCTTGGCGGGAAACTTATTCGGCGCCTGGATCATGTATCGTTTCGGAGAAGTTTTTCTACAATGGATTCGAAAGCGGGAATTTCCGTTTAAAGATTCACTCTACGACGAAGAATCGATCGACAAGACGTTATCCTGGTTTCGAAGAAATTCGATCGTAGTCGTTTTGTTTAGCAGATTCTCCGCAGGAATTCGTTTTTTTGTTTCGATCGTCGCGGGAATGGTAAAGATGAATCCGATTCTTTTTTTCGGAGTGTTTACCGGCGCCGTAATCCTTTGGTGCGGAATTTTAATCGGTTCCGGTTTTTATCTCGGTTCGCATTGGGAAGACGTCTTAGGTTTTTTAGAAATTTATAATAGAATCATCATAACTCTCATCGCGATCCTCGCGATTCTGTTCTTTTGGCATCGAAGACAAAAAGCGGCCAAAGAAGCGAATTCCAGATAA
- a CDS encoding phosphatase domain-containing protein produces MSEQPESKTETAKLVDKKRIAICGGTLGRENRYYVRGQVVDAGITEEMRDDSRWDLMNGLFEGQEKEITPFLDYGLEPVRKPILVAEIWDESDNLVHQSPEIKGDDGGFFFHEFTKPLNPGKYTFRIHFRRLDSYRQFTKDIAYLNQKGKSEISGQSLIGKGKLRILPETFDGYVTTSDIDQTYLATDIHSNKGKLSTLFETPQQKLPLPGMPALYREIRNATEDSPLCFISASPHFFRRTLLTTIRSHSIVTESLHLKYLEGTIKGIVEKFWDSVTHPTKFITDGILGSVERIRKFAGASFQSLFDQMSYKLTILLRDRLYLPTNAKEILIGDNTESDYLIFILYQYILCGKIQGKELEEYLYRLNFLGRDAITRDAAKTIQELGDENRKIHGDVNSVSLVLINKTTQGPDEEEMHWNVQSALPAGIDPFKEKEIHSYILTEGAPGFAVVLQDNGILDTSAVFRIVAEMAGEWMEGKVIDPPALMEWIRNLTLPGDYQDEKDLILEGLKRALEKEEIS; encoded by the coding sequence TTGAGCGAACAACCAGAATCCAAAACGGAAACGGCAAAGTTAGTGGATAAAAAACGGATCGCGATCTGCGGGGGAACCCTCGGACGCGAAAACCGGTATTACGTTCGGGGTCAGGTTGTGGACGCGGGAATCACGGAGGAGATGCGCGACGATTCTCGCTGGGATTTGATGAACGGTCTTTTTGAAGGACAGGAAAAGGAAATCACTCCGTTTTTGGATTACGGTTTAGAACCGGTTCGAAAACCCATTTTGGTCGCCGAGATCTGGGACGAATCGGACAACCTGGTTCACCAATCTCCCGAAATCAAAGGGGATGACGGCGGATTTTTCTTTCATGAATTCACAAAACCGCTTAACCCTGGAAAGTATACGTTTCGAATTCACTTTAGAAGATTGGATTCGTACAGACAGTTCACAAAGGACATCGCTTATCTCAATCAAAAAGGAAAGAGCGAAATTTCGGGTCAATCCCTGATCGGAAAGGGTAAGCTCCGAATTCTTCCCGAAACATTCGACGGTTACGTCACTACTTCGGACATAGATCAAACGTATTTGGCGACCGACATTCATTCGAACAAAGGAAAACTTTCCACGTTATTCGAAACACCTCAGCAAAAACTTCCGCTTCCGGGTATGCCCGCATTGTATCGGGAAATTCGAAACGCGACCGAAGATTCTCCCTTATGTTTTATCTCCGCAAGTCCTCATTTTTTTAGAAGAACCCTTTTGACCACGATTCGAAGTCATTCCATCGTTACGGAATCTCTGCATCTCAAATATCTGGAAGGAACAATCAAAGGGATCGTTGAAAAATTTTGGGATTCGGTGACACATCCTACCAAGTTTATCACCGACGGGATTTTGGGTTCCGTGGAAAGAATCCGCAAATTCGCGGGGGCTTCCTTTCAAAGTTTGTTCGATCAGATGAGTTATAAACTTACGATTCTTCTACGGGATCGTTTGTATCTTCCCACGAACGCAAAGGAAATTCTGATCGGAGACAACACGGAAAGCGATTATCTCATCTTCATTCTGTATCAATACATTCTCTGTGGAAAAATTCAGGGCAAAGAACTCGAAGAATATTTGTATCGTTTGAACTTTTTGGGGAGAGACGCGATCACGAGGGACGCCGCTAAAACGATTCAGGAACTCGGAGATGAAAATCGCAAGATTCACGGAGATGTGAATTCGGTTTCTTTAGTTCTGATCAATAAAACGACTCAAGGACCGGACGAAGAAGAAATGCACTGGAACGTTCAGAGCGCGCTTCCCGCAGGAATCGATCCTTTTAAAGAAAAAGAGATTCATTCCTACATTCTTACCGAGGGGGCTCCGGGTTTTGCGGTAGTACTTCAAGACAATGGAATATTAGATACTTCTGCAGTGTTTCGAATTGTGGCTGAAATGGCCGGAGAATGGATGGAAGGAAAAGTGATTGATCCTCCCGCGCTTATGGAATGGATTCGCAATCTGACTCTTCCCGGAGACTATCAGGATGAAAAGGATCTGATCTTGGAAGGACTCAAAAGGGCCCTGGAAAAGGAAGAGATTTCGTAA
- a CDS encoding Smr/MutS family protein, producing the protein MKKNSVKSGYSGAKTIYIRKLRFEEAQQKLDREIQEAFLAGETLIEIVHGIGEGILKKLAMDTIRSHDFLKEIDYSTYGISNPGSTLVEILGPDKETLKRYLR; encoded by the coding sequence ATGAAAAAAAATTCCGTCAAATCAGGATATTCGGGTGCGAAAACGATCTACATCCGAAAGCTACGCTTCGAAGAAGCCCAGCAGAAACTCGATCGGGAAATCCAGGAAGCTTTTTTAGCAGGAGAAACTCTGATCGAAATCGTTCATGGAATTGGGGAAGGAATCCTCAAAAAATTGGCGATGGACACGATCCGATCCCACGATTTTCTAAAAGAGATCGACTATTCGACGTACGGAATTTCTAACCCGGGTTCCACCTTGGTCGAAATACTAGGTCCCGATAAGGAAACTCTCAAAAGGTATCTCAGATGA
- the cimA gene encoding (R)-citramalate synthase CimA, producing MTKTETRLEILDVTLRDGEQTRGVSFSTSEKLNIAKFLLQKLNVDRVEIASARVSKGEFETVQKIIEWAESEKLTDRIELLGFVDGNKTVDWIRDSGAKVLNLLTKGSLHHLEKQLNKTPKEFFTDVSFVIEYAIKNGLRVNVYLEDWSNGFRNSPDYVMSLVEHLSKEHIERIFLPDTLGVLSPEETFQGVDALVQKYTNLHFEFHGHNDYDLSVANSLQAIRAGVKGLHASMNGLGERAGNTPLEALITAIHDKSGAKTNLNELSITEASRLVEVFSGKRISANRPIVGEDVFTQTAGVHADGDKKGNLYANPILPERFGRKRSYALGKLAGKASISENVKQLGMVLSDVVLQKVLERVIELGDQNKLVTPEDLPFIIADVSGRTGEKVFTIKSCNIHSGIGIRPHAQIEIEYQGKVHKEISEGDGGYDAFMNALTKITNRLGISIPKLMDYEVRIPPGGKTDALVETMITWNRSSDLEEDQTFKTMGVHPDQTIAAVHATEKMLNQILQPWQT from the coding sequence ATGACAAAAACAGAAACTAGATTGGAAATTTTAGACGTAACCCTGAGAGACGGAGAGCAAACCAGAGGAGTTAGCTTTTCCACTTCCGAAAAACTGAATATTGCAAAATTCTTATTACAAAAACTCAATGTAGACCGAGTGGAAATCGCTTCCGCCCGAGTTTCCAAGGGAGAATTCGAGACCGTTCAAAAAATTATAGAATGGGCCGAATCCGAAAAACTCACCGATCGAATCGAACTCCTCGGATTTGTGGACGGAAACAAAACCGTGGATTGGATCCGGGACAGCGGGGCGAAAGTTTTGAATCTTCTCACCAAGGGCTCGCTACATCATCTTGAAAAACAGTTAAACAAAACTCCGAAAGAATTTTTCACGGACGTTTCCTTTGTCATCGAATATGCGATCAAAAACGGACTTCGAGTCAACGTATATCTCGAAGATTGGTCGAACGGTTTTCGAAACAGCCCGGACTATGTGATGTCGCTTGTGGAACATCTGAGCAAAGAACATATCGAGCGAATTTTTCTTCCAGACACGTTAGGTGTTCTTTCCCCCGAAGAAACGTTTCAAGGTGTGGATGCACTCGTTCAAAAATATACGAATCTTCATTTCGAATTTCACGGACACAACGACTACGATCTTTCCGTGGCGAACAGCCTCCAAGCGATCCGCGCGGGGGTTAAAGGACTTCACGCATCCATGAACGGTCTCGGAGAAAGAGCGGGAAATACGCCTCTCGAAGCTCTGATCACCGCGATCCACGATAAGTCCGGAGCGAAGACAAACCTAAACGAATTATCAATCACCGAAGCGAGTCGACTCGTGGAAGTATTCAGCGGAAAAAGAATCTCCGCAAACAGACCGATCGTAGGAGAAGACGTGTTCACACAAACCGCGGGCGTTCACGCAGACGGGGATAAAAAAGGAAATCTATACGCAAACCCGATTCTTCCCGAACGTTTCGGAAGAAAAAGAAGTTACGCGTTAGGCAAACTCGCGGGCAAGGCGAGCATTTCCGAAAACGTAAAACAACTCGGAATGGTGTTGAGCGACGTAGTACTTCAAAAAGTACTCGAACGCGTTATTGAACTCGGAGATCAGAACAAACTCGTAACACCGGAAGATCTTCCGTTTATCATCGCCGACGTTTCAGGCAGAACCGGAGAAAAGGTTTTTACAATCAAATCTTGTAATATACATTCCGGCATCGGAATCAGACCGCACGCGCAGATTGAAATCGAATACCAAGGAAAGGTTCATAAGGAAATTTCGGAAGGAGACGGCGGATACGACGCGTTTATGAATGCGCTTACCAAAATCACGAACCGTTTGGGAATCAGCATTCCGAAACTGATGGACTACGAAGTAAGAATTCCTCCCGGTGGAAAAACGGACGCGCTCGTGGAAACCATGATTACCTGGAACAGATCTTCCGATTTGGAAGAGGATCAGACATTCAAAACGATGGGAGTTCACCCGGATCAAACGATTGCGGCCGTTCACGCAACGGAAAAAATGCTGAATCAGATCCTTCAACCATGGCAAACCTAA
- the pth gene encoding aminoacyl-tRNA hydrolase: MANLKLLLVGIGNPGQKYVHNRHNIGFVILDAFLDSSSGGIYQTNSKYSFARTDEDGITILYLKPLEFMNLSGKAVAEIAKKNGIPPENILVIHDEIDFEFGKLKLKGGGGHAGHNGLRNIVEKLGTNTFFRLRFGVGKPSTASEVPDYVLSNFRPEEREKIPELVKSSLQKISDWIRERKNGFQKLSDN, translated from the coding sequence ATGGCAAACCTAAAACTTTTATTGGTAGGAATCGGAAATCCCGGCCAGAAATACGTTCACAACCGGCATAACATCGGTTTTGTGATTCTCGACGCATTTTTAGATTCTTCTTCGGGAGGAATCTATCAAACGAACTCGAAATATTCTTTTGCAAGAACGGACGAGGACGGAATCACAATTCTTTATCTGAAACCTCTCGAGTTTATGAATCTTTCCGGAAAGGCCGTCGCGGAAATCGCAAAGAAGAACGGAATTCCTCCCGAAAACATTCTGGTCATCCACGACGAAATCGACTTTGAATTCGGAAAATTGAAACTCAAAGGCGGCGGTGGACACGCGGGGCACAACGGCCTCAGAAATATCGTCGAAAAACTCGGAACCAATACATTCTTCCGTTTGCGATTCGGAGTCGGAAAACCTTCGACAGCATCGGAAGTTCCTGATTATGTACTCTCCAATTTTCGTCCCGAGGAACGAGAAAAAATTCCCGAGCTGGTCAAGTCGTCTTTGCAAAAAATCTCCGATTGGATCCGAGAAAGGAAAAACGGATTTCAGAAACTCTCCGATAATTAG
- the xerC gene encoding tyrosine recombinase XerC: protein MGDYPFRLPQFASASQNEAAEKFITYLRIEKNYSQNTLNAYSIDLKFFFDFCQKEQLDILQIEPVDIRSYFAYLAKQHGLDRRSQSRKLSSLRTFYKVLLREDLIVSNPAMQISFPKVRREIPKNFRISETEEILEFEAERTSEVLDIRDRAMIEVLYSSGLRVFELVNAKLSALSKDLTILKVLGKGQKERFVYFGKEAVDSLQKYLDYRNGFFPETEEIFLNQKGKKLTTRGVRYILNERRKKMGWEKTITPHKFRHTFATDLLDAGADIRAVQELLGHSSLSTTQIYLSVSKEKIKEVYRRAHPHARK, encoded by the coding sequence TTGGGCGATTATCCTTTCCGACTTCCGCAATTCGCATCCGCGTCGCAAAACGAGGCGGCTGAGAAATTCATCACATACTTAAGAATCGAAAAGAATTATTCGCAGAATACCTTAAACGCATACAGCATCGATCTGAAATTCTTCTTCGACTTTTGTCAAAAGGAACAACTCGATATTCTTCAGATCGAACCCGTAGACATACGTTCTTATTTCGCATATCTCGCAAAACAACACGGACTCGATCGAAGATCTCAAAGTAGAAAATTATCCTCGCTCAGAACTTTCTATAAGGTTCTTCTCAGAGAGGATTTGATCGTTTCCAATCCGGCGATGCAGATCAGCTTTCCCAAGGTAAGAAGGGAAATTCCTAAAAATTTTAGAATCAGCGAAACCGAAGAAATTTTAGAATTCGAAGCGGAAAGAACCTCCGAAGTTTTGGACATTCGAGACAGGGCCATGATCGAAGTTTTATATTCTTCGGGGCTTCGCGTTTTCGAGCTTGTAAACGCGAAACTTTCGGCGCTTTCCAAGGATCTAACGATTCTCAAAGTTCTCGGAAAAGGTCAAAAGGAAAGATTCGTATACTTCGGTAAGGAAGCGGTCGATTCTCTTCAAAAATATTTGGATTATAGAAACGGTTTTTTCCCGGAGACCGAGGAAATTTTTCTGAATCAAAAAGGAAAGAAACTGACGACCCGAGGCGTACGTTATATTTTGAATGAAAGAAGAAAAAAAATGGGTTGGGAGAAAACGATCACACCCCATAAATTCAGACATACCTTTGCGACCGATCTTCTTGATGCGGGTGCGGATATCAGAGCGGTGCAGGAATTGCTCGGACATTCCTCCCTTTCAACAACTCAAATTTATTTGAGCGTGAGTAAGGAAAAAATCAAAGAGGTTTATAGAAGGGCCCATCCCCATGCCAGAAAATAA
- the hslV gene encoding ATP-dependent protease subunit HslV, which yields MPENKIRSTTILCVRKNGKVAIGGDGQVSMGNTVMKNTAKKIRRLYDGKILSGFAGSAADAFTLFELFEKKVQEFGGSLSRSAVELAREWRTDRMLRRLEALLIVADKEESFLISGTGDVISPDEGVIAIGSGGNYALAAAQALYNHTNLSAKEIVESSMKIAADICIYTNDHITIEEIL from the coding sequence ATGCCAGAAAATAAAATTCGTTCCACCACCATTCTTTGTGTACGCAAAAACGGAAAAGTAGCCATCGGAGGAGACGGACAAGTTTCCATGGGGAACACCGTCATGAAAAACACCGCGAAAAAAATCAGAAGGCTCTACGACGGTAAAATTCTTTCCGGTTTTGCGGGTTCAGCCGCGGACGCGTTTACTCTGTTCGAACTTTTCGAAAAGAAGGTTCAGGAATTCGGAGGAAGTCTTTCCAGAAGCGCGGTGGAACTCGCAAGAGAATGGAGAACGGACAGAATGCTTCGAAGACTCGAAGCGTTGCTGATCGTCGCGGACAAGGAAGAATCTTTTTTGATCTCGGGAACGGGCGACGTGATTTCTCCGGACGAAGGAGTCATCGCGATCGGTTCCGGCGGAAACTACGCGTTAGCCGCCGCTCAAGCTCTTTACAATCATACGAATCTTTCCGCAAAGGAAATCGTAGAATCCTCGATGAAAATCGCGGCGGACATTTGTATTTATACGAACGATCATATCACGATAGAAGAAATTCTTTAA
- the hslU gene encoding ATP-dependent protease ATPase subunit HslU: protein MTDHPKDQDLISSAEEELSPREIVTKLDEHIIGQKNAKKAVAIALRNRTRRKKLDPEMREEIYPKNIIMIGPTGVGKTEIARRLSKLCGAPFLKVEATKYTEVGYVGRDVESMIRDLAVISMNLVKQEFRTKVEETAKQKAEEALLDILLPFPGENKHGSGQITGFATASPLNDEEERKTHFLETREFMRKKLKTGKLDDQEVELDLPNPSASQIPMLQVFGAGNLDDLDNQLQNVLGDMLPKKNKKRKLKIPEALKALEESEAEKLLDPDKVQREALRRVEEMGIIFLDEIDKIAGREGKSGADVSREGVQRDLLPIVEGATVNTKIGPVKTDHILFIAAGAFHMTKPSDLIPELQGRFPIRVELEKLSRDDFEKILTAPRSSLTRQYEALLSTDGIQLEFSSDGIQEIARIAYDMNEKHENIGARRLNTILERLLEEVSFEGPDLPENQRKVKIDGKYVNDRLQGVIQDKDLSQYIL from the coding sequence ATGACAGATCATCCAAAAGACCAGGACCTCATATCGTCCGCCGAAGAGGAACTTTCTCCTCGGGAAATCGTAACCAAGTTGGACGAACATATAATCGGCCAAAAGAACGCGAAGAAAGCGGTCGCCATCGCTCTCAGAAACAGAACCAGACGGAAAAAACTGGATCCTGAAATGAGAGAGGAAATTTATCCGAAGAACATCATCATGATCGGACCCACCGGCGTCGGTAAAACCGAAATCGCAAGAAGACTTTCCAAACTCTGCGGAGCGCCCTTCCTCAAAGTGGAAGCAACCAAGTACACAGAGGTCGGCTATGTCGGAAGAGATGTGGAATCGATGATTCGAGATCTCGCCGTAATCTCGATGAACTTGGTCAAACAGGAATTCAGAACCAAGGTGGAAGAAACCGCAAAACAAAAAGCGGAAGAGGCTCTGCTCGACATTCTTCTTCCGTTTCCCGGTGAAAACAAACACGGCTCCGGACAAATCACGGGTTTTGCGACCGCTTCTCCGTTAAACGACGAGGAAGAAAGAAAAACTCATTTTCTCGAAACCAGAGAGTTTATGAGAAAGAAATTAAAAACCGGAAAACTGGACGATCAAGAAGTGGAACTCGATCTTCCGAATCCAAGCGCGTCTCAGATTCCTATGCTTCAGGTTTTCGGAGCGGGCAACTTGGACGATCTCGACAATCAACTGCAAAACGTTTTGGGAGATATGCTTCCGAAGAAGAATAAAAAAAGAAAACTCAAAATTCCCGAAGCGCTCAAGGCCTTGGAAGAATCCGAAGCAGAAAAACTTTTAGATCCGGATAAGGTGCAAAGAGAAGCGCTTCGAAGAGTGGAAGAGATGGGAATTATCTTTTTAGATGAAATCGATAAGATCGCGGGAAGAGAAGGAAAAAGCGGGGCCGACGTTTCGAGAGAAGGGGTTCAAAGAGACCTTCTTCCCATCGTGGAAGGCGCGACCGTAAACACAAAGATCGGTCCGGTCAAAACGGATCATATTCTTTTTATCGCGGCTGGTGCGTTTCACATGACAAAACCTTCCGATTTGATTCCCGAATTGCAGGGAAGATTTCCGATCCGAGTGGAACTGGAAAAACTTTCCAGAGATGACTTTGAAAAAATTCTCACGGCGCCCCGTTCTTCGCTTACAAGACAATACGAAGCGCTTCTTTCTACTGACGGAATTCAGTTGGAATTTTCCTCCGATGGAATTCAAGAAATCGCAAGAATCGCATACGACATGAACGAAAAACACGAGAACATCGGTGCACGAAGACTCAACACGATTTTGGAACGTCTTCTCGAAGAAGTGAGTTTCGAGGGCCCGGATCTTCCTGAAAATCAAAGAAAAGTTAAAATCGACGGTAAATACGTCAACGATAGATTGCAGGGTGTGATTCAGGATAAGGATCTGAGTCAGTAT